Proteins from a genomic interval of Nocardia sp. BMG51109:
- a CDS encoding carbohydrate ABC transporter permease — protein sequence MRTGVVYLLLLAGALLTIAPLVLSALTAAKTPGQFAAGSPLTLPNPVTGDNFRTVLDQGGLGRAMVVTALMTVFVTGGQLVTSILAAYAFARTEFPGRDALFWVYLGTMMVPPVVTLIPLYLMFAELGWLNTFWALVIPFAFGSPYAIFLLRQYFRMIPEELLGAARLDGASTADILVHVMVPMSRPILATLTLITIVSQWNNFMWPLVAASGSTWQVLTVATANLQTRYNAQWTLVTAATTLAIVPLVVLFLAFRRQVLRSIGWTAPR from the coding sequence ATCCGGACCGGCGTCGTGTACCTTCTGCTACTCGCCGGGGCTCTTCTGACGATCGCGCCGCTGGTGCTCAGTGCCCTCACGGCGGCGAAGACGCCCGGGCAGTTCGCCGCGGGATCGCCGTTGACGCTGCCGAATCCGGTGACGGGTGACAACTTTCGCACCGTACTGGATCAGGGCGGGCTCGGGCGGGCCATGGTGGTGACGGCGCTGATGACGGTCTTCGTCACCGGCGGGCAGCTCGTCACATCGATCCTGGCCGCATATGCGTTCGCGCGCACCGAATTCCCGGGACGGGACGCGCTGTTCTGGGTGTACCTGGGCACCATGATGGTGCCGCCCGTGGTGACCCTGATTCCGCTGTATCTGATGTTCGCCGAGCTGGGCTGGTTGAACACCTTCTGGGCGTTGGTGATTCCGTTCGCGTTCGGCTCGCCCTACGCGATATTCTTACTGCGCCAATACTTCCGGATGATTCCGGAGGAACTGCTCGGCGCCGCGCGGCTCGACGGCGCGAGCACCGCCGACATCCTGGTGCACGTGATGGTGCCGATGAGCCGGCCGATCCTCGCCACCCTGACGCTGATCACCATCGTCTCGCAGTGGAACAACTTCATGTGGCCGCTGGTCGCCGCCAGCGGCAGCACCTGGCAGGTGCTGACAGTGGCCACGGCCAACCTGCAGACCCGGTACAACGCACAGTGGACGCTGGTCACGGCGGCGACGACACTGGCGATCGTGCCGCTGGTGGTGCTGTTCCTGGCATTCCGGCGCCAGGTGCTGCGGTCGATCGGATGGACGGCGCCGCGATGA
- a CDS encoding carbohydrate ABC transporter permease: MNRRAVRRAVTSCALLGPSLLGVGCFLVLPIVVVAWLSLHSWNLLGPMRFVGLGNWRSVLADREFGHALLVTLALTAIVVPVQTVLGFAVAAPLARRRGGSVLRVMYALPWMCAPVAVGVVWQWMFAPTGGALNAVFGRRIEWLSEPALALPSVAAVSIWSNFGYVALFFVAGIRAIPGEILDAGALDGATGWRRIRWLMLPLLRPTMFFVLVTGVLTAFQTFDTVYALTRGGPGDRTEVVSMRIFTEAFDAARPGRAAVMAIVVFAVIFAITLVQHRYFRGRTTYEY; the protein is encoded by the coding sequence ATGAACCGACGGGCGGTTCGTCGTGCCGTGACGAGTTGTGCGCTGCTGGGGCCGAGCCTGCTGGGGGTCGGCTGCTTTCTGGTGCTGCCGATCGTCGTGGTGGCGTGGCTGAGCCTGCACAGCTGGAACCTGTTGGGGCCCATGCGGTTCGTGGGGCTCGGGAACTGGCGTTCGGTGCTCGCCGACCGGGAGTTCGGGCATGCGCTGCTGGTGACGCTGGCGCTGACGGCGATCGTGGTGCCGGTGCAGACCGTGCTGGGCTTCGCCGTCGCGGCGCCGCTGGCGCGGCGGCGGGGCGGGTCCGTGCTGCGGGTGATGTACGCATTGCCGTGGATGTGCGCGCCGGTGGCGGTGGGCGTGGTGTGGCAGTGGATGTTCGCGCCGACCGGAGGCGCGCTGAACGCGGTATTCGGGCGGCGGATCGAATGGCTGTCGGAGCCCGCCCTGGCCCTGCCTTCGGTTGCGGCGGTGAGCATCTGGTCGAATTTCGGCTACGTGGCGCTGTTCTTCGTCGCCGGGATCCGGGCGATTCCGGGCGAGATCCTCGATGCCGGGGCGCTCGACGGCGCCACGGGCTGGCGGCGGATCCGGTGGCTGATGCTGCCGCTGCTGCGGCCCACCATGTTCTTCGTCCTGGTCACCGGCGTGCTGACCGCATTCCAGACCTTCGACACCGTCTATGCCCTCACCCGCGGCGGGCCGGGGGACCGCACGGAGGTGGTGTCGATGCGGATCTTCACCGAGGCATTCGACGCGGCGCGGCCCGGGCGGGCGGCGGTGATGGCGATCGTGGTGTTCGCCGTCATCTTCGCGATCACGCTGGTGCAGCACAGGTACTTCCGGGGCAGGACCACCTATGAGTACTGA
- a CDS encoding helix-turn-helix transcriptional regulator, with amino-acid sequence MSENSANASSTLPRRQLGRYLRDWRTQAGLTIAEAARLMEWGASTLQRLEKGQADRIRTIDIQELCRIYGIPDDIAEGLKGLAQQAAVKSWWHAYGDLIPENFDVYVGLEASAQCLTAYQSELVPGLLQTADYARALTGLGFPDDGEAELERRVQLRLQRQALITRRTHPATVDVVLGESILRRVVGSARVMAAQLRHLADLSTRDNVTLRILPFSAGVPLGLSTGPFVILEFGTDGKGQPVEPPVVYVEGFTGDLYLERPSDVLRYRRAHEGLLQCALDVPTSRHLLRQAAKEYTV; translated from the coding sequence GTGTCTGAGAATTCCGCGAACGCGTCGTCGACCCTCCCCCGTCGCCAGCTCGGAAGATACCTGCGGGACTGGCGAACTCAGGCGGGCCTGACCATCGCCGAGGCCGCCAGGCTGATGGAGTGGGGCGCCAGCACGCTGCAACGACTGGAGAAGGGGCAGGCGGATCGCATCCGCACGATAGATATTCAGGAACTGTGCCGCATCTACGGCATCCCCGACGACATCGCCGAGGGCCTCAAGGGCCTCGCCCAGCAGGCCGCCGTCAAGAGCTGGTGGCACGCCTACGGCGATCTGATCCCCGAAAACTTCGATGTCTACGTGGGTTTGGAGGCCTCGGCCCAGTGCCTGACGGCGTACCAGTCGGAGCTGGTGCCGGGCCTGCTGCAGACCGCCGACTACGCCCGCGCGCTGACGGGCCTGGGTTTCCCGGACGACGGCGAGGCCGAGCTGGAGCGCCGGGTGCAGCTGCGACTCCAGCGGCAGGCGTTGATAACTCGCCGCACCCATCCCGCGACCGTGGACGTGGTGCTCGGCGAATCGATCTTGCGCCGGGTGGTCGGAAGTGCCAGGGTGATGGCGGCGCAACTGCGACACTTGGCCGATTTGAGCACCCGGGACAATGTCACGTTGCGCATCCTCCCCTTCAGCGCGGGTGTCCCGCTGGGCCTTTCGACCGGCCCGTTCGTCATCCTCGAGTTCGGGACCGACGGTAAGGGGCAACCGGTGGAGCCTCCGGTGGTTTACGTGGAGGGCTTCACGGGGGATCTGTATCTCGAAAGACCGAGCGATGTGCTGCGGTATCGACGGGCGCACGAGGGCCTGTTGCAGTGCGCGCTGGATGTTCCCACGAGTAGGCACCTGCTGCGGCAGGCCGCGAAGGAGTACACCGTTTGA
- a CDS encoding DUF397 domain-containing protein: MSSELVGVEWFKSSRSGAGKECVEVAFLADGRVGVRDSKHPGGPALIFGPDEWTGFVDGVRSGGIGRA; encoded by the coding sequence ATGAGCAGTGAGTTGGTCGGTGTCGAGTGGTTCAAGAGCAGCCGCAGCGGGGCGGGCAAGGAATGCGTCGAGGTCGCGTTCCTGGCCGACGGCCGCGTCGGCGTCCGCGACAGCAAGCACCCCGGCGGCCCCGCGTTGATCTTCGGGCCGGACGAGTGGACCGGTTTCGTGGATGGCGTCCGCTCCGGCGGAATCGGCCGCGCCTGA
- a CDS encoding succinate dehydrogenase/fumarate reductase iron-sulfur subunit: MGYDARFRVWRGDTEGGALQDFTVQVNEGEVVLDIVHRLQATQAPDLAVRWNCKAGKCGSCSAEVNGRPRLLCMTRMSTFDPDEVITVTPMRTFPVIRDLVTDVSFNYQKAREIPSFTPPADLKPGEYRMQQRDVERSQEFRKCIECFLCQDTCHVVRDHDDNKESFAGPRYLMRIAELEMHPLDAADRRDMAQDEFGLGYCNITKCCTEVCPEHIKITDNALIPMKERVVDRKYDPVVWLGNKLFRR, encoded by the coding sequence ATGGGTTACGACGCCCGATTCCGAGTATGGCGCGGCGACACCGAGGGTGGTGCCCTCCAGGACTTCACCGTGCAGGTGAACGAGGGCGAGGTCGTGCTCGACATCGTCCACCGGCTGCAGGCCACCCAGGCGCCCGATCTCGCGGTGCGCTGGAACTGCAAGGCCGGCAAGTGCGGATCGTGTTCGGCGGAGGTCAACGGCCGCCCGCGGCTGCTGTGCATGACGCGGATGTCGACGTTCGATCCGGACGAGGTCATCACGGTCACCCCGATGCGCACCTTCCCGGTGATCCGCGACCTGGTGACCGATGTGTCGTTCAATTACCAGAAGGCACGCGAGATTCCGTCGTTCACCCCACCGGCCGATCTGAAGCCGGGGGAATACCGGATGCAGCAGCGCGACGTGGAGCGCTCGCAGGAGTTCCGCAAGTGCATCGAGTGCTTCCTGTGCCAGGACACCTGTCACGTGGTGCGCGACCACGACGACAACAAGGAGTCCTTCGCCGGACCGCGCTACCTGATGCGGATCGCCGAGCTGGAGATGCATCCGCTCGACGCCGCCGACCGCCGGGACATGGCGCAGGACGAGTTCGGCCTGGGCTACTGCAATATCACCAAGTGCTGTACCGAGGTGTGCCCGGAACACATCAAGATCACCGACAACGCGCTCATCCCGATGAAGGAGCGCGTGGTGGACCGGAAATACGATCCGGTCGTCTGGCTGGGTAACAAACTCTTCCGGCGCTAG
- a CDS encoding fumarate reductase/succinate dehydrogenase flavoprotein subunit: MPEVERHKYDVVVIGAGGAGLRAVIEAREHGLSVAVVCKSLFGKAHTVMAEGGCAASMGNANEKDSWQTHFKDTMRGGKFLNNWRMAELHAQEAPDRVWELETYGALFDRTADGRISQRNFGGHTYPRLAHVGDRTGLELIRTMQQKIVSLQQEDFAETGDYEARIKVFAECTVTDLLKDGDRIAGAFGYWRESGRFILFETPAVVLATGGIGKSYKVTSNSWEYTGDGHALALRAGATLINMEFLQFHPTGMVWPPSVKGILVTEGVRGDGGVLKNSEGKRFMFDYIPTVFKGQYAETEEEADQWLRDNDSARRTPDLLPRDEVARAINEEVKAGRGTPHGGVYLDIASRLPTAEILKRLPSMHHQFKELADVDITKEPMEVGPTCHYVMGGIEVDPDTGSATVTGLFAAGECSGGMHGSNRLGGNSLSDLLVFGRRAGLGAATYVEGLGDKRPEISDADLSAAAKTALAPFDPPDSGSGENPYTLHTDMQQSMNDLVGIIRKEHELREAIEKLDALRERFDSVTVEGHRQFNPGWHLALDLRNMLVVSECVAQAALLRTESRGGHTRDDHPQMDPAWRHTLLVCRVDPGSADRTVPAVTVTPAEQKPMRDDLLALFDLSELEKYYTSEEIAAHPAAADTSAKGDA, translated from the coding sequence ATGCCTGAAGTCGAACGGCACAAGTACGACGTCGTCGTGATCGGTGCCGGTGGCGCCGGATTGCGGGCGGTGATCGAGGCCCGCGAGCACGGACTGTCGGTGGCGGTGGTGTGCAAGTCGCTGTTCGGCAAGGCGCACACCGTGATGGCCGAGGGCGGCTGCGCGGCGTCGATGGGCAACGCCAACGAAAAGGACAGCTGGCAGACGCATTTCAAGGACACGATGCGCGGCGGCAAGTTCCTCAACAACTGGCGGATGGCCGAACTGCACGCCCAGGAGGCCCCCGACCGGGTGTGGGAACTGGAAACCTATGGGGCGCTGTTCGATCGGACCGCCGACGGCCGGATCAGCCAGCGCAACTTCGGCGGCCACACCTACCCGCGGCTGGCGCACGTCGGCGACCGCACCGGCCTCGAGCTCATCCGCACCATGCAGCAGAAGATCGTCTCGCTGCAACAGGAGGATTTCGCCGAGACCGGCGACTACGAGGCGCGCATCAAGGTGTTCGCCGAATGCACCGTCACCGATCTGCTCAAGGACGGCGACCGGATCGCCGGGGCATTCGGGTACTGGCGGGAGTCCGGGCGGTTCATCCTGTTCGAGACGCCCGCGGTGGTGCTGGCCACCGGCGGAATCGGCAAGTCCTACAAGGTCACCTCGAACTCCTGGGAGTACACCGGCGACGGCCACGCGCTGGCGCTGCGGGCCGGGGCGACGCTGATCAACATGGAGTTCCTGCAGTTCCACCCGACCGGCATGGTCTGGCCGCCGAGCGTGAAGGGCATCCTCGTCACCGAGGGCGTCCGCGGCGACGGCGGGGTGCTGAAGAACTCCGAGGGCAAGCGCTTCATGTTCGACTACATCCCCACGGTGTTCAAGGGGCAGTACGCCGAGACCGAGGAGGAGGCCGATCAGTGGCTGCGCGACAACGACTCCGCGCGCCGCACTCCCGACCTGCTGCCGCGTGACGAGGTCGCCCGCGCCATCAACGAAGAGGTGAAGGCCGGGCGCGGCACCCCGCACGGCGGCGTCTACCTGGACATCGCCTCCCGGCTGCCCACCGCGGAGATCCTCAAGCGGCTGCCGTCCATGCATCACCAGTTCAAAGAGCTTGCGGACGTGGACATCACGAAGGAGCCGATGGAGGTCGGGCCCACCTGCCACTACGTGATGGGCGGGATCGAGGTCGACCCGGACACCGGATCCGCCACCGTGACGGGGCTGTTCGCGGCGGGTGAATGCTCCGGCGGCATGCACGGCTCCAACCGGCTCGGCGGCAACTCGCTGTCGGATCTGCTGGTCTTCGGCCGCCGGGCGGGCCTGGGCGCCGCCACCTACGTCGAGGGGCTGGGTGACAAGCGCCCGGAGATCTCCGACGCGGATCTGTCCGCCGCGGCGAAAACCGCACTGGCACCGTTCGATCCGCCGGACAGCGGGTCCGGCGAGAATCCGTACACCCTGCACACCGACATGCAGCAGTCGATGAACGACCTGGTCGGCATCATCCGCAAGGAGCACGAGCTGCGGGAGGCGATCGAGAAGCTCGACGCGCTGCGCGAGCGTTTCGACAGCGTCACCGTGGAGGGCCACCGGCAGTTCAACCCCGGCTGGCATCTCGCCCTGGACCTGCGCAACATGCTGGTGGTCAGCGAGTGCGTGGCCCAGGCGGCGCTGCTGCGCACCGAGAGCCGCGGCGGCCACACCCGCGACGATCACCCGCAGATGGATCCGGCCTGGCGGCACACGCTGCTGGTGTGCCGGGTCGACCCCGGCTCGGCCGACCGCACCGTGCCGGCCGTGACCGTGACACCGGCCGAACAGAAGCCGATGCGCGACGACCTGCTCGCCCTGTTCGACCTGAGTGAGCTCGAAAAGTATTACACCTCGGAGGAAATCGCCGCCCATCCGGCGGCCGCTGATACCTCCGCGAAAGGGGATGCGTAG
- a CDS encoding alpha/beta fold hydrolase: MSTIAVPAADHDGHHVTAGADGHRVTVGTDNHRVTAGADSHRVTAGADSHRVTVGTDNHRVTAGADSHRVTAGADSHRVTAGADSHRVTAGADDGTPLAVRVFGPPTAPLTVVFVHGHCLRAESWFYLLAQLRQRWNGRIRMVCYDHRGHGESGSADPATYTIEQLGYDLDAVLRTTAPTGPVVLVGHSMGAMVVLGYARLFPAAIGTRIAGIGLIAGAAGGLTSVGVARFLRRRAVTSLRVAVHRAPRVMQASKRLSHRIFEPIVREASFGTRRVSPRMAAVATAMLNETPLATMAGFLDSLIRFDETASLRLLADLPALVLAGSADVMVPFAHSVVLASQLGGAELVRVDGAGHSVILERAEEVAAAIAALVERVVDEPGSRPEAYAVAG; encoded by the coding sequence ATGTCCACGATCGCGGTGCCCGCCGCCGACCACGACGGCCACCATGTCACCGCCGGCGCCGACGGCCACCGTGTCACCGTGGGCACCGACAACCACCGTGTCACCGCCGGCGCCGACAGCCACCGTGTCACCGCCGGCGCCGACAGCCACCGTGTCACCGTGGGCACCGACAACCACCGTGTCACCGCCGGCGCCGACAGCCACCGTGTCACCGCCGGCGCCGACAGCCACCGTGTCACCGCCGGCGCCGACAGCCACCGTGTCACCGCCGGCGCCGACGACGGCACGCCGCTGGCCGTGCGCGTGTTCGGCCCGCCGACCGCGCCGCTGACCGTGGTGTTCGTGCACGGGCACTGCCTGCGCGCCGAATCCTGGTTCTACCTGCTCGCACAGCTGCGGCAGCGGTGGAACGGGCGCATCCGGATGGTCTGTTACGACCACCGCGGCCACGGCGAATCGGGTTCGGCCGATCCGGCCACCTACACCATCGAACAGCTCGGGTACGACCTCGATGCGGTACTGCGGACCACCGCACCGACGGGACCCGTTGTGCTGGTGGGACATTCGATGGGGGCGATGGTGGTGCTCGGCTACGCCCGACTGTTTCCGGCGGCGATCGGCACCCGCATCGCGGGCATCGGCCTGATCGCCGGCGCGGCCGGCGGGCTGACGAGCGTCGGCGTCGCCCGATTCCTGCGCCGGCGCGCGGTGACCTCGCTGCGGGTGGCGGTGCACCGCGCGCCGCGGGTGATGCAGGCGTCGAAACGGCTGAGCCACCGGATCTTCGAGCCGATCGTGCGGGAGGCGAGCTTCGGCACCCGGCGGGTGAGCCCGCGCATGGCGGCGGTCGCGACCGCGATGCTCAACGAGACCCCACTGGCGACCATGGCCGGCTTCCTGGACTCGCTGATCCGCTTCGACGAAACCGCGAGCCTGCGCCTGCTGGCCGACCTGCCGGCGCTGGTGCTGGCCGGGTCGGCCGACGTCATGGTGCCCTTCGCCCACTCGGTGGTGCTGGCCTCGCAGCTCGGCGGCGCCGAACTCGTCCGCGTCGACGGCGCCGGGCACAGCGTGATCCTGGAACGCGCCGAGGAGGTGGCGGCCGCGATCGCGGCACTGGTCGAGCGAGTCGTCGACGAACCGGGCAGCCGCCCGGAGGCATACGCGGTGGCAGGCTGA
- a CDS encoding acyl-CoA dehydrogenase family protein produces the protein MATTVKVDATEEQARALVEESRETTWAKPSFAKEMFLGRFRLDLIHPYPQPTTEDTAKTETYLKRLRAYAETIDGTVIEETSKIPAEYVRGLAELGCFGLKIPEEYGGQGLSQVGYNKALMVVGSAHPSLGVLLSAHQSIGVPEPLKLAGTDEQKREFLPRCARGAVSAFLLTEPDVGSDPARMASTATPTDDGEAYELDGVKLWTTNGVVAELLVVMARVPKSEGHRGGISAFVVEADSPGITVERRNAFMGLRGIENGVTRMHRVRVPKRNLVGREGDGLKIALTTLNAGRLAIPALCTGAAKWSLKIGREWSAARVQWGRPVGEHGAVGSKLSFIAATAFALEAALDLSATMCDEARNDIRIEAALAKLWASEMSCQIADELVQIRGGRGYETAASLAARGERAVPAEQMVRDLRINRIFEGSSEIMRLLVAREMADAHMSAAGALVDRNAVFKDKAKAAVGAGGFYARWFPQLAVGAGTSPATFAEFGPLAKHVRFVERMSRKQARSLMYAMGRWQAKLEYRQGFLGRIVDIGAELFAMSAACVRARALRVAGDPEADAAEQLADAFCRQSRLRVRRLFDALWDNTDDVDTAVARAVLDGRYQWLEAGVLDPSEGTGPWIADWQVGPSTEENLHAPFLPSTRSEAAT, from the coding sequence ATGGCGACCACCGTGAAAGTCGACGCCACCGAAGAGCAGGCCCGCGCACTAGTCGAGGAATCCCGCGAAACCACCTGGGCCAAACCGTCGTTCGCGAAGGAGATGTTTCTCGGTCGCTTCCGGCTCGATCTGATCCACCCGTATCCGCAGCCCACGACCGAGGACACCGCCAAGACCGAGACATACCTGAAGCGCCTGCGCGCGTACGCGGAGACCATCGACGGCACCGTGATCGAGGAGACCTCGAAGATTCCCGCCGAGTACGTGCGTGGCCTGGCCGAACTCGGCTGCTTCGGGCTGAAGATCCCCGAAGAGTACGGCGGGCAGGGGCTTTCGCAGGTGGGCTACAACAAGGCGCTGATGGTGGTCGGTTCCGCCCATCCCAGCCTGGGCGTGCTGCTGTCGGCGCACCAGTCGATCGGCGTGCCGGAGCCGTTGAAGCTGGCCGGCACCGACGAGCAGAAGCGCGAGTTCCTGCCCCGCTGCGCGCGGGGCGCGGTCAGCGCCTTCCTGCTCACCGAGCCCGATGTGGGATCCGACCCGGCCCGGATGGCCTCCACCGCGACGCCGACCGACGACGGCGAGGCCTACGAACTCGACGGCGTGAAGCTGTGGACGACCAACGGCGTGGTGGCCGAACTGCTCGTCGTGATGGCCCGGGTGCCCAAGAGCGAGGGCCACCGCGGCGGGATCTCCGCGTTCGTGGTGGAGGCCGATTCTCCCGGCATCACCGTGGAGCGCCGCAACGCCTTCATGGGGTTGCGCGGCATCGAGAACGGCGTCACGCGCATGCATCGAGTGCGGGTGCCCAAGCGCAATCTGGTCGGCCGCGAGGGCGACGGTCTCAAGATCGCGCTCACCACCCTGAACGCCGGCCGCCTGGCGATTCCCGCCCTGTGCACCGGCGCGGCGAAGTGGTCGCTGAAGATCGGGCGGGAATGGTCTGCCGCCCGGGTGCAGTGGGGGCGCCCGGTCGGCGAGCACGGCGCGGTCGGATCGAAGTTGTCCTTCATCGCCGCAACGGCTTTCGCGCTGGAGGCGGCGCTCGACCTGTCGGCCACCATGTGCGACGAGGCGCGCAACGACATCCGCATCGAGGCCGCGCTGGCGAAGCTGTGGGCCTCGGAGATGAGCTGCCAGATCGCCGACGAACTGGTGCAGATCCGGGGCGGGCGCGGGTACGAGACCGCGGCCTCGCTGGCCGCCCGGGGGGAGCGCGCGGTCCCGGCCGAGCAGATGGTCCGCGATCTGCGCATCAACCGGATCTTCGAGGGGTCCAGCGAGATCATGCGGCTGCTGGTCGCCCGGGAGATGGCCGACGCGCACATGTCCGCGGCCGGCGCGCTGGTCGACCGCAATGCCGTATTCAAGGACAAGGCCAAGGCGGCGGTGGGCGCCGGTGGTTTCTACGCCAGGTGGTTCCCGCAGCTGGCGGTCGGCGCGGGCACGTCGCCGGCGACGTTCGCCGAATTCGGGCCGCTGGCAAAGCATGTGCGCTTCGTCGAGCGGATGTCGCGCAAGCAGGCGCGGTCGCTGATGTACGCGATGGGCCGGTGGCAGGCGAAACTCGAGTACCGGCAGGGGTTCCTGGGCCGGATCGTCGACATCGGCGCCGAGCTGTTCGCGATGTCGGCGGCGTGCGTCCGGGCTCGGGCGTTGCGGGTGGCCGGCGATCCGGAGGCCGACGCGGCCGAGCAGCTGGCCGACGCCTTCTGCCGGCAGTCGCGCCTGCGGGTCCGCCGGTTGTTCGACGCGCTGTGGGACAACACCGACGACGTCGACACCGCGGTGGCCCGCGCCGTGCTCGACGGGCGCTACCAGTGGCTGGAGGCCGGCGTGCTGGATCCGAGCGAGGGCACCGGCCCATGGATCGCCGACTGGCAGGTCGGCCCGTCCACCGAGGAGAACCTGCACGCCCCGTTCCTGCCTTCGACCAGGTCGGAGGCGGCGACGTAG
- a CDS encoding NAD(P)H-binding protein encodes MAILVTGATANIGRKVVDHLLARGATDIRALTVDPRKAALPAGVEVVEGSLRRPDTLAPAFADVKRMYLAPMPDTAAEALALARAAGVRQVVDLSGEPESWWGSVGMAVEASGLAWTHLWPADFMENTLIWSHQINATGVVREPRPDGATAPIAMDDIASVAATALLTEAYIGRSCALAGPEILTRTDLVGQLADALGRDIAFRRSSREETVTALAPTMGDTAPWYVDNVLYGFDPRPADLPTTSVPDITGRPATTFARWAADNAERFVGV; translated from the coding sequence ATGGCCATTCTGGTGACCGGAGCCACCGCGAACATCGGCCGCAAGGTCGTCGACCACCTGCTCGCCCGGGGCGCCACCGATATCCGCGCACTGACCGTCGATCCGCGCAAGGCCGCGCTACCCGCCGGAGTGGAGGTCGTCGAGGGTAGCCTGCGGCGGCCGGACACGCTGGCGCCCGCCTTCGCGGACGTGAAGCGGATGTACCTGGCGCCGATGCCCGATACCGCCGCCGAGGCGCTCGCGCTCGCCCGCGCGGCCGGGGTGCGCCAGGTTGTCGATCTGTCCGGCGAACCCGAGAGCTGGTGGGGCAGCGTAGGTATGGCCGTCGAGGCCAGCGGACTGGCGTGGACTCATCTGTGGCCGGCCGATTTCATGGAGAACACGCTGATCTGGTCGCACCAGATCAACGCGACCGGCGTGGTCCGGGAGCCTCGCCCCGACGGCGCGACCGCGCCCATCGCCATGGACGACATCGCCTCCGTCGCCGCTACCGCCCTGCTGACCGAGGCCTACATCGGCCGCTCCTGCGCCCTGGCGGGGCCGGAGATCCTCACTCGCACGGACCTTGTCGGGCAGCTCGCCGACGCACTCGGCCGCGACATCGCCTTCCGGCGGTCCTCGCGCGAGGAGACCGTCACCGCTCTCGCCCCGACCATGGGCGACACCGCGCCCTGGTATGTCGACAACGTGCTCTACGGCTTCGATCCGCGGCCCGCGGATCTGCCCACCACCAGCGTTCCGGATATCACCGGCCGGCCCGCGACGACCTTCGCCCGGTGGGCCGCCGACAACGCGGAGCGGTTCGTCGGCGTGTGA